The following are from one region of the Candidatus Paceibacterota bacterium genome:
- the rpsP gene encoding 30S ribosomal protein S16, with the protein MLKIRLQRTGRKHEPTFRVVLTESTNSTKSGRYQEVLGSHDPRHPDATVLKEDRIKHWIGQGAQVSGTLHNMLVSKGVIAGKKINVLPKKRPIVKEGAEAAAPAPVAPVAAEPETPAAE; encoded by the coding sequence ATGCTGAAAATAAGACTTCAAAGGACTGGCCGAAAGCACGAACCTACCTTTCGCGTGGTGTTAACTGAATCAACTAATAGCACCAAGAGCGGACGATACCAGGAAGTGCTTGGATCACATGATCCTCGTCACCCTGACGCAACGGTTCTTAAGGAGGATCGTATTAAGCATTGGATTGGACAGGGTGCCCAGGTTTCTGGAACTCTTCACAACATGCTTGTTTCTAAAGGCGTTATTGCTGGAAAGAAAATTAACGTTCTCCCTAAGAAGCGCCCTATCGTAAAGGAGGGAGCTGAAGCTGCTGCACCTGCACCAGTCGCTCCTGTTGCCGCTGAGCCTGAAACTCCTGCTGCTGAATAA
- a CDS encoding KH domain-containing protein produces the protein MNPDQQFLEQVVKALVDNPGDVKIDRTVDEMGVLLTLSVNPGDMGKIIGRAGNTAKAIRTLLRVVGMKGNARVNLKINEPEGGSREHTMKSVDDAVSDLGM, from the coding sequence ATGAACCCAGATCAGCAATTTCTTGAGCAGGTAGTGAAGGCACTTGTAGATAACCCAGGAGATGTAAAAATTGACCGCACAGTTGATGAAATGGGAGTACTTCTCACACTTTCCGTAAACCCTGGAGATATGGGAAAGATTATTGGCCGGGCTGGTAATACCGCCAAAGCCATCCGTACACTCCTGCGTGTGGTAGGTATGAAAGGCAATGCACGAGTAAACCTCAAGATTAACGAACCAGAAGGTGGTTCACGTGAACATACTATGAAAAGTGTGGATGATGCAGTTTCTGACTTGGGAATGTAA
- a CDS encoding tRNA (guanosine(37)-N1)-methyltransferase TrmD — MKKVRPTTFHIVSLFPDAVKAYVGESILKRAIEDGKIRAFFYNPKEFADRSAMGLYERIDKKPYGGGPGMVIQAEPILRAAAAAKKKFSKKRGDKPLYIFFSPQGKQFSAPDAQIIAKKYSDIVLISGRYEGIDARVRKILKSVSYSIGPYVLTGGEVPSMIVIDAVARQIEGVLGDFNSLEDSREASDEVYTRPEVLKVGKKSYKVPKVLLSGNHKKIEEWRKEH; from the coding sequence ATGAAAAAAGTTCGACCAACAACATTTCATATCGTTTCGTTATTTCCTGATGCTGTTAAGGCATATGTAGGGGAATCTATCCTAAAACGAGCAATCGAAGACGGAAAAATCCGTGCTTTTTTCTATAACCCAAAAGAATTTGCTGATCGGTCAGCAATGGGACTCTATGAGCGTATTGATAAAAAGCCATATGGAGGAGGTCCTGGTATGGTAATTCAAGCTGAACCCATACTTCGTGCTGCAGCTGCTGCAAAGAAGAAATTTTCTAAGAAACGTGGTGATAAACCATTATATATTTTCTTCTCTCCACAAGGAAAACAGTTTTCTGCACCTGACGCACAAATAATTGCAAAAAAATACTCTGACATTGTCCTAATTTCAGGAAGGTACGAAGGAATTGATGCTCGGGTAAGAAAAATTCTCAAGTCAGTTTCATATTCAATTGGTCCGTATGTTTTAACTGGTGGTGAGGTTCCATCAATGATTGTTATTGATGCTGTTGCACGACAAATTGAAGGAGTTTTGGGTGACTTTAATTCTCTTGAAGATTCACGTGAAGCAAGTGATGAGGTGTACACCCGTCCAGAGGTCTTAAAAGTGGGTAAAAAAAGCTATAAAGTCCCTAAAGTTTTGCTTTCCGGAAACCATAAAAAAATTGAGGAGTGGAGAAAGGAGCATTAG